The segment GACTCCGGCCTTGGGCAGCCGCTGACCGTACTGCCGCCAGGCGCCGGCGGTAACCTCGCCCCCTACTTCGTAGAGGAAGTCCGTCGCTACATGATGGATAGGTACGGAGCGGACTTTGTCTACAGGTCGGGCGCCGTGATCCATACGACGCTCGACCTCGATATGCAGCAGGCGGCGAACCTGGCCTTGCTTTCACACCTGCGGCAGATGGAGAAGGACTACAGGCTGAGCCCAACTCTCTCGGCCTACGACTCGGCGGCCAGACGCGATTCGACCCTTGGCCCTCCCAGGTACCTGCAGGGGGCGCTGCTGGCGATGGACGTGCGGACCGGATACGTCCGGGCGCTCATCGGCGGCCGGGACTACAAGCACAGCGAATTCAACCGGGCAACGCAGGCAAAGCGGCAGGCAGGATCCGCATTCAAGCCGTTCGTCTTTGTCGCCGCTGTTGACAACGGCATCACGGCCGCGGACATCGAAGCGGACTCGGCCATTACCATCCCAATAGCCGGTCAGCCGGACTACAGGCCCCACAACTACGACGGCACGTTCCTCGGTCGCATCAGCCTGCGCCGGGCGCTCGCCCTTTCCCGCAACCTCGTGGCCGTCCGCCTGATCGCGAAGGTCGGGCCCGAGCTGGTAGTCCGCTACGCCACTACCATGGGCATCAGCGGGATACTGCAACCGGTGTACTCCCTGGCCCTCGGCTCGGTCGAGGTCACGCTCCTTGATTTGGTAGATGCATTCAGCACGCTTGCGGGCGGCGGCATCCGGGTCAAACCCATAATGGTCACGCGGGTGGAGGACGCACAGGGCGCCGTCCTGGAGGAGAATCGACCGGAACAACAGCCGGTCTTGCGCCCGCAGACAGCGTACGTCGTCGCCAACATGATGCAAAGCGTCATCAACGAAGGCACGGCCACGGTCATTCGGCAACTCGGATACCAAGGACTGGCTGCGGGCAAGACCGGCACAACGGACGACTACGCGGACGCGTGGTTCATCGGCTTCACTCCTGAGGTCACCTGCGGTGTCTGGGTCGGGTTTGACAAGAAGAAGACCATTTTCAGTGGCGCCACCGGCGGTGCGGTTGCGGCGCCGATCTGGGCCGACTTCATGAAAACGGTACGCCCGGACTCTCTCCCATCCGACAGCTTTTCCGTCCCGGACAGCATAGCCACTGCTGCCGTCTGTGAACAGACCGGGCAATCCGCCACCCCATCGTGCCCACTCGTACGCTACGAGATCTTCGTCGCCGGGACTGAACCGAAGACCGCGTGTACGCTGCACTCACGGCGGTAGCAGGCCCCAGGTTCGGTTTCCGCATACTCGCCTCCGAGCAGCGACCAGGAAGTAGAAGTGCAAAGGACGAGTTGCAGAGGAGAAGGCAGGGAATTGGTATACGAGGGCGGCCGTTGGTCACTTGTGTTCTCCTCGTTGCTCTATTCTAGGTGAACTGCCGGACAAGACCTATCTGCAACTCCTGCCCGCTGGCGTGACGGCGCGAACAGGCACGCCGGAATTCGTCTGCACCTCTGACATCTGACTTCCAGCTTGTGGATCCAGTCTCGCCCATCGGCGCTGCCTCTCCTCTCCCCCAGTTTGACTTTCGCGTCCCTGCCTCTAACATTCCTCGGTGCTCCTGCTCGCCATTCTCCTCATCGCCCAGCCAACCGACACAGTGAGAGCCGACTCGGTCGGCCGGGACATCATCTACTACGGCGGCAAGCGGGTCATCTTCTCCGCCAAGACCGAGGAAGTCGTTCTGCTCGACTCAGCCTGGGTGCGCTATCGCGACATGTCGGTCCACTCGGACTCAATACACTATGACGTGAAGCGGCACCAGTTGTCGGCCCATGCCGACGTGCTGTTCACATCTGGGTCTGAGAACATCACCGGCAACCTGCTTCGCTACGACGTCGACTCACGCAAGGGTATGATGCGCACCGCCTATACCACGGTCGAGAACGGCTTCTTCAGAGCCGACGAAGTCTGGCTGGTGCGAGAGAAGGTGCTCGACGCGCGCGGCGGATCGTACACAACCTGTGACCGGGCGCACCCCCACTACGACTTCTACGGTCCGAGAGTGAAACTGCTGATGGACGACGTGGCGATTACCGAGCCGGTGGTGTTCAAACTCTTCGGTGCTCCGATTCTTGCTGCCCCATTCTGGATGGTCCCGGTCGCGTCCAAACGCCGGTCTGGGCTACTGCCTTTCAAGATCGGCAACTCGTCAACCGAAGGCCTCTACTCCAAGAACATCGCCTACTACTGGGTCATCAATGACTACTCGGACATGACCTTCTATGCGGACGTCATGACAAAGCGGGGGATTCAGGGTCGGGCGGAGGCTGTTTACATAGTCACACCCTTTGCTCAGGGCAACATCAATGCCTCCTACATTCGCGAGTGGGACACGCGACAACAACGCTACAGCGTGTCTGCCGCCCACCGGTCAGACCGCTTCTTTCTGGGCTCTCAGCTCGACGGCAAGCTGGATTTGATGTCGGACGCAACGTACATCCCCGACTACTCCGAAGACCAGCTCGAATGGCTGAAGCCCGATCTCTTTTCATACGGGCAGATCTCTCGCAGCCTGCGGCGCGTGGGCAGCGTGACGATACTGGCTCAACGAAAGACCGAGTTCGCGAGACACATCCGCTGGGCAGACTTTCCTTCGGTCAAGCTCTCGATCGCTCAGCGACCGTTGTTCGCCGGCTGGAACCTGTCGCCTTCCGCTTCCTTCCTGCATCACACCGCCGACACTCTCGACACCACAAACACCATAGTTGCGGCCCGAACGCGCGACCTGCTGGGCAGCGGCGCCCTGGGTATCTCAAGCCCGGCCTACTCCATTGGCCCGCTGGGCACCG is part of the candidate division WOR-3 bacterium genome and harbors:
- a CDS encoding PBP1A family penicillin-binding protein, which translates into the protein MRLARALLRLFAFLPQLAMAGLFPGLPSAESIANFRPPASTRILDYRGRVIFDFYQEKRRPVQLESIPSCLREAVVAIEDKRFYSHWGIDIARIPGLALSMVKRAGGIKGTSTITQQLARSMFLTPERSITRKAKEMALAVELERHYSKSEILEMYFNQIWFGGSVYGVEAAAEKYFGRTAAGLNPVECATLGAMLANPSAYSPYNHPDRLITRRNFFLTRMFRLGCISQKELDSGLGQPLTVLPPGAGGNLAPYFVEEVRRYMMDRYGADFVYRSGAVIHTTLDLDMQQAANLALLSHLRQMEKDYRLSPTLSAYDSAARRDSTLGPPRYLQGALLAMDVRTGYVRALIGGRDYKHSEFNRATQAKRQAGSAFKPFVFVAAVDNGITAADIEADSAITIPIAGQPDYRPHNYDGTFLGRISLRRALALSRNLVAVRLIAKVGPELVVRYATTMGISGILQPVYSLALGSVEVTLLDLVDAFSTLAGGGIRVKPIMVTRVEDAQGAVLEENRPEQQPVLRPQTAYVVANMMQSVINEGTATVIRQLGYQGLAAGKTGTTDDYADAWFIGFTPEVTCGVWVGFDKKKTIFSGATGGAVAAPIWADFMKTVRPDSLPSDSFSVPDSIATAAVCEQTGQSATPSCPLVRYEIFVAGTEPKTACTLHSRR
- a CDS encoding LPS-assembly protein LptD — protein: MLLLAILLIAQPTDTVRADSVGRDIIYYGGKRVIFSAKTEEVVLLDSAWVRYRDMSVHSDSIHYDVKRHQLSAHADVLFTSGSENITGNLLRYDVDSRKGMMRTAYTTVENGFFRADEVWLVREKVLDARGGSYTTCDRAHPHYDFYGPRVKLLMDDVAITEPVVFKLFGAPILAAPFWMVPVASKRRSGLLPFKIGNSSTEGLYSKNIAYYWVINDYSDMTFYADVMTKRGIQGRAEAVYIVTPFAQGNINASYIREWDTRQQRYSVSAAHRSDRFFLGSQLDGKLDLMSDATYIPDYSEDQLEWLKPDLFSYGQISRSLRRVGSVTILAQRKTEFARHIRWADFPSVKLSIAQRPLFAGWNLSPSASFLHHTADTLDTTNTIVAARTRDLLGSGALGISSPAYSIGPLGTATVSERVSFNEGIKYHNDSLGEHPRSISNALTANMEQRFMGTLGLTEAVSISQSDNLRDTVPIKVAYAGSVTGRATLYRVYSLTSYGVRGLLHTVTPTAALAYEPRVDSGPLFGRPHLLDPQIARLGLGFGNSFQAKVDTSGTKRDLGTLNLATSYNFLDSASNPLKRLSPLTGTVSLDPLQGQKLNLSVDASAGFDFDSLAFSRSYSVATTFNLNRISFDSARVERGFQVGLSHTYIRSPAGSPAHMITGSAAFAIPGWKLSLTDFGYNFAEKQVTNYGLLLTKDLHCWEAFAKLQKLGTRWSYDFEVRIKKLPDLKIGKGTFGSLLPRIGE